One Sphingomonas sp. FARSPH DNA segment encodes these proteins:
- a CDS encoding FtsX-like permease family protein, with amino-acid sequence MHTMLTSLYRSLARHRLYAVLNIGGLALGIAVFLVLFLYVRFETGYGRWLPGSDRLWLIHTQVAVPNFDPFDNVTTSARFLLLIQGDYPGTRGTRFTMGNASIRKGMGASSESVIRADPSFFRLLPYPAVAGDPMRAMRTPGAAAITETVARTYFGGTANAMGRTLTMTQEGRTADYVVAAVLRDLPADTIYEAGVFVPIGPLKGDERNDWSFGDTTVLLSLPDPAAARALSAQLPGFLRRHPAKEAFPGSKITLSLERFDAMHLRDGAAKTVVTTLGTIGIVTLLIALVNYVNLATARAGLRAREVAMRKVVGATRTALVVQFLGESIAAAALAGLLGLALAELALPLVNAAGGTNLAIRYGGGDSILLPLALLTIGAGLVAGLYPALLLSRFQPAGVLASARAPGGGRAGAWLRQALVLLQFTIAIALGAGTAVLVAQTRHVRNADLGFAQNGLMLVPALGDAALDPGRRQRLLDAFRTVPGVTAASYGVFTPAGGTYMLRSMKRQGGAGGEVPLNFTIVGADFFKVMGARLITGRLFDPRFAADDAGRKRKPDTISFGNVVMNEAALRKLGLGSAAQATGKIVSSEGHESTQLVGVIADMRFNGPKNGDDAMMYVWQPLPKENSTAFVRFTGSPSAMSTRLERVWRTMAPGVPFDAKTVEQARYDAFIRADAQRMRLFTMGAMLALVIACIGLYGLAAFDTARRVREIGIRKTLGASTAEVLRMLIGQFLRPVVVATLIAWPIAFYAMRQWLAAFADRIALSPAFFISAGLGAIAIAAATVFAQAWRVARAEPARALRYE; translated from the coding sequence ATGCACACCATGCTCACCTCGCTCTATCGCTCGCTCGCGCGGCATCGCCTGTACGCGGTGCTCAACATCGGCGGCCTCGCGCTCGGCATCGCCGTCTTCCTCGTCCTGTTCCTCTACGTGCGGTTCGAGACGGGATACGGTCGCTGGCTGCCGGGGAGCGACCGGCTGTGGCTGATCCACACGCAGGTCGCGGTGCCCAATTTCGATCCGTTCGACAACGTCACCACCTCCGCGCGTTTCCTGTTGCTGATCCAGGGCGATTATCCGGGCACGCGGGGCACGCGCTTCACGATGGGCAATGCGAGCATCCGCAAGGGGATGGGCGCGTCGAGCGAAAGCGTGATCCGGGCAGATCCGAGCTTCTTCCGCCTGCTGCCCTATCCGGCGGTGGCGGGCGACCCGATGCGCGCGATGCGCACGCCGGGCGCGGCGGCGATCACCGAGACGGTGGCGCGCACCTATTTCGGCGGTACCGCGAACGCCATGGGGCGGACGCTGACGATGACGCAGGAGGGCAGGACCGCCGACTATGTCGTCGCCGCGGTGCTACGCGACCTGCCCGCCGATACCATTTACGAAGCCGGCGTGTTCGTACCGATCGGCCCGCTCAAGGGGGACGAGCGCAACGACTGGAGCTTCGGAGACACGACGGTGCTGCTCAGCCTGCCCGATCCCGCGGCGGCGCGTGCGCTGTCGGCACAGCTGCCCGGCTTCCTACGCCGGCATCCAGCGAAGGAGGCGTTTCCCGGATCGAAGATCACGCTGAGCCTGGAACGCTTCGACGCGATGCATTTGCGTGACGGCGCGGCGAAGACGGTGGTGACGACGCTGGGCACGATCGGGATCGTCACGTTGCTGATCGCGCTGGTCAATTACGTCAATCTGGCGACGGCGCGGGCGGGTTTGCGCGCGCGCGAGGTCGCGATGCGCAAGGTGGTGGGGGCGACGCGGACCGCGCTCGTCGTCCAGTTCCTGGGCGAATCGATCGCGGCGGCGGCGCTCGCCGGCCTGCTCGGGCTGGCGCTCGCCGAACTGGCGCTGCCGCTGGTCAATGCGGCGGGCGGCACCAACCTTGCCATCCGGTACGGCGGGGGCGATTCAATCCTGCTGCCGCTCGCGCTGCTGACGATCGGCGCCGGTTTGGTCGCGGGCCTCTATCCCGCATTGCTGCTGTCGCGCTTCCAGCCCGCGGGCGTGCTTGCCTCCGCGCGTGCACCGGGCGGCGGACGCGCCGGCGCGTGGTTGCGGCAGGCGCTCGTGCTGTTGCAATTCACCATCGCGATCGCGCTGGGGGCGGGCACGGCGGTGCTCGTCGCGCAGACGCGGCATGTGCGCAACGCCGATCTCGGCTTCGCGCAGAACGGGCTGATGCTCGTGCCTGCGCTGGGCGATGCGGCGCTCGATCCGGGGCGGCGACAGCGATTGCTCGATGCGTTCCGCACCGTGCCCGGCGTGACCGCGGCGTCCTACGGCGTCTTCACGCCCGCCGGCGGCACGTACATGCTGCGTTCGATGAAGCGGCAGGGCGGGGCGGGCGGCGAGGTTCCGCTCAACTTCACGATCGTCGGCGCCGATTTCTTCAAGGTGATGGGTGCGCGCCTCATCACCGGGCGGCTGTTCGACCCGCGTTTCGCCGCCGACGATGCCGGTCGCAAGCGAAAGCCGGACACCATTTCGTTCGGCAATGTCGTGATGAACGAGGCCGCGCTGCGCAAGCTCGGTCTCGGCAGCGCGGCGCAGGCCACGGGCAAGATCGTCAGCAGCGAAGGGCATGAATCGACGCAGCTCGTCGGCGTCATCGCCGATATGCGTTTCAACGGCCCCAAGAACGGCGACGATGCGATGATGTACGTGTGGCAACCCTTGCCGAAGGAGAACAGCACCGCCTTCGTCCGCTTCACCGGCAGCCCGTCCGCCATGTCGACGCGGCTGGAGCGGGTGTGGCGGACGATGGCCCCCGGCGTGCCCTTCGACGCCAAGACCGTGGAGCAGGCGCGATACGACGCCTTCATCCGCGCCGATGCGCAGCGCATGCGCCTGTTCACGATGGGGGCGATGCTGGCGCTCGTGATCGCGTGCATCGGGCTTTACGGGCTCGCCGCGTTCGACACCGCGCGGCGGGTGCGCGAGATCGGGATCAGGAAGACGCTCGGCGCGTCGACCGCGGAGGTGCTGCGCATGCTCATCGGCCAGTTCCTGCGCCCCGTCGTCGTCGCGACGCTGATCGCCTGGCCGATCGCCTTTTACGCGATGCGCCAATGGCTTGCCGCCTTCGCCGACCGCATCGCGCTGTCGCCGGCGTTCTTCATCAGCGCGGGACTCGGCGCGATCGCCATCGCGGCGGCCACCGTCTTCGCGCAGGCGTGGCGGGTGGCGCGCGCCGAGCCGGCTCGGGCGTTGCGCTACGAATGA
- a CDS encoding aldo/keto reductase has translation MTTITLSAAPRPLGRSDIMVSPIAWGMWRLAGDDIAAVRAAIDAALAAGITLFDTADIYGADQPAGFGSAEVLFGRALAEAPALREAMVIATKGGIRPGIPYNSGASYLADALDASLARLQVERVELYQIHRRDLLTHPQEVAGALARMIDSGKVRNVGVSNHSPAELDAVQAFLNQPIVSTQPEFSALHTAPLFDGTLDQAMRADIAVMAWSPLGGGRLAAGAHPAATALAAHGARFGVDAATAALAWVMAHPARIIPIVGSQQPHRIAATADAYKVEWTRAEWYAVLEAGLGARLP, from the coding sequence ATGACGACGATCACGCTTTCCGCCGCGCCGCGCCCGTTGGGGCGCAGCGACATCATGGTCTCGCCGATCGCCTGGGGCATGTGGCGGCTGGCGGGGGACGATATCGCCGCGGTGCGCGCGGCGATCGATGCGGCGTTGGCGGCCGGGATCACGCTGTTTGACACCGCCGATATCTATGGCGCGGACCAGCCCGCAGGCTTCGGATCGGCGGAGGTGCTGTTCGGGCGCGCGCTGGCAGAGGCGCCGGCGCTGCGCGAGGCGATGGTGATCGCGACCAAGGGCGGCATCCGGCCCGGAATCCCGTATAATTCGGGTGCTTCCTATCTGGCGGACGCGCTCGATGCGTCGCTGGCGCGGTTGCAGGTGGAGCGGGTCGAGCTTTACCAGATCCACCGGCGCGATCTGCTCACGCATCCGCAGGAGGTCGCTGGCGCGCTGGCGCGGATGATCGACAGCGGCAAGGTGCGCAACGTCGGCGTGTCGAACCACAGCCCCGCCGAACTCGACGCGGTGCAGGCGTTCCTGAACCAGCCGATCGTCAGCACGCAGCCGGAATTTTCCGCCCTGCACACCGCGCCGCTGTTCGACGGCACGCTCGACCAGGCGATGCGCGCCGACATTGCGGTGATGGCCTGGTCGCCGCTCGGCGGCGGGCGGCTGGCGGCGGGCGCGCACCCGGCCGCGACCGCGCTGGCGGCGCATGGTGCGCGCTTCGGCGTCGATGCGGCGACCGCGGCGCTCGCCTGGGTGATGGCGCACCCGGCACGCATCATCCCGATCGTCGGGTCGCAGCAGCCGCACCGCATCGCCGCGACCGCAGACGCGTACAAGGTCGAATGGACGCGCGCCGAATGGTATGCCGTGCTCGAAGCGGGGCTCGGCGCGCGTTTGCCCTGA
- a CDS encoding alpha-L-fucosidase gives MTDLSRRTLVVAGLAAGAAPALAAGPRVSTVVAPKPWGATPSPRQLAWHARERYAFIHFSINTFTDREWGYGDESPALFNPTDFSADQIVAAAKAGGMTGIVFTAKHHDGFCLWPTMLTEHCIRNSPYKNGHGDIVGEMERAARRAGLSFGLYLSPWDRNHPEYGRPAYVDYYRKQVVELCTRYGELFEFWFDGANGGDGYYGGARETRTIDAPKYYNWPSIIALVHQHQPMACTFDPLGSDIRWVGNEDGVAGDPCWPTMPDHPYVQAEGNSGVRGAPLWWPAETNTSIRPGWFYHADEDAKVKSPARLVRFFDESVARGTNMHLNLPPDRRGRIADHDVAVLKSFGDAIRGSFATDLAQGSVASASDARGPGFAPARVLDGNRDTYWSTPDGVTTPTLTLDLPPGRTFDLIRLREYLPLGVRVTQFAVEAEVGGAWQRLATHECIGAQRIIRLPAPVTARRVRLVILAAPACPAISELSLFRSVAPVAVAPPQSNGPTILSPRGWTIVAASAPGAETLLDTDGSTVWSQPAPTAATPASVTVDMGAAQSLAGFSLTPWRHPDADSAPPRSYRAEISLDGKSWTPAGEGEFPNIAYALSTQRIGFAAPVRARYLRLTFSAVAKPVGKLAIADIGAFTR, from the coding sequence ATGACCGACCTCTCCCGCCGCACGCTCGTCGTCGCCGGCCTCGCCGCGGGCGCCGCGCCTGCCCTTGCCGCCGGGCCGCGCGTATCCACCGTCGTCGCGCCCAAGCCGTGGGGCGCGACGCCCTCGCCACGCCAGCTCGCCTGGCACGCGCGCGAGCGCTACGCCTTCATCCATTTCTCGATCAACACCTTCACCGACCGCGAATGGGGCTATGGCGACGAGAGCCCGGCGCTGTTCAACCCGACCGACTTTTCCGCGGACCAGATCGTCGCCGCGGCGAAGGCGGGGGGCATGACGGGGATCGTCTTCACCGCAAAGCATCACGACGGATTCTGCCTGTGGCCGACGATGCTGACCGAACATTGCATCCGCAACAGCCCGTACAAGAATGGCCATGGCGACATCGTCGGCGAGATGGAACGTGCGGCGCGCCGCGCAGGCCTGTCGTTCGGACTGTATCTGTCGCCTTGGGATCGCAACCATCCCGAATACGGCCGTCCCGCCTATGTCGATTATTATCGCAAGCAGGTGGTCGAGCTGTGCACCCGCTATGGCGAATTGTTCGAATTCTGGTTCGACGGCGCGAACGGCGGCGACGGATATTATGGCGGCGCGCGCGAGACGCGGACGATCGACGCGCCGAAATACTATAACTGGCCCTCGATCATCGCCCTCGTCCACCAGCATCAGCCGATGGCCTGCACCTTCGATCCGCTGGGCAGCGACATCCGCTGGGTCGGTAACGAGGATGGCGTCGCGGGCGATCCGTGCTGGCCGACGATGCCCGACCATCCTTACGTCCAGGCAGAGGGGAACAGCGGCGTGCGCGGCGCACCCTTGTGGTGGCCCGCGGAAACCAACACGTCGATCCGTCCGGGCTGGTTCTACCACGCCGACGAGGACGCGAAGGTGAAGAGTCCGGCACGCCTCGTCCGCTTTTTCGACGAATCGGTCGCGCGCGGCACCAACATGCACCTCAACCTGCCGCCCGACCGGCGCGGGCGGATCGCCGACCATGACGTCGCGGTCCTGAAGAGCTTCGGCGATGCGATCCGCGGAAGCTTCGCCACCGACCTCGCGCAAGGATCGGTCGCGAGCGCGAGCGACGCGCGCGGACCCGGCTTCGCCCCCGCCAGGGTGCTGGACGGCAACCGCGACACCTATTGGTCGACGCCAGACGGCGTGACGACGCCGACGCTGACGCTCGATCTGCCGCCCGGCCGCACCTTCGACCTCATCCGGTTGCGCGAATATCTGCCGCTGGGCGTGCGCGTGACGCAGTTCGCGGTCGAGGCAGAGGTGGGCGGCGCGTGGCAGCGGCTCGCGACGCACGAATGCATCGGGGCGCAGCGGATCATCCGCCTGCCTGCGCCCGTCACCGCGCGCCGCGTGCGGCTGGTCATCCTGGCGGCACCGGCATGTCCCGCGATCAGCGAATTGTCGCTGTTCCGCAGCGTCGCGCCCGTCGCCGTCGCCCCGCCGCAATCGAACGGCCCCACGATCCTGTCGCCGCGCGGCTGGACGATCGTCGCCGCAAGCGCTCCCGGCGCGGAGACGCTGCTCGATACGGACGGGTCGACCGTATGGAGCCAGCCCGCGCCGACCGCGGCAACGCCCGCCAGCGTCACGGTCGACATGGGCGCCGCGCAGTCGCTCGCCGGTTTCAGCCTGACGCCGTGGCGCCATCCCGATGCGGACAGCGCGCCGCCGCGCAGCTATCGCGCCGAAATCAGCCTCGACGGTAAGAGCTGGACCCCGGCCGGCGAGGGCGAGTTTCCCAACATCGCCTATGCCCTGTCGACGCAGCGGATCGGCTTCGCCGCGCCGGTGCGGGCGCGCTACCTGCGCCTTACCTTCTCCGCCGTCGCCAAGCCCGTCGGCAAGCTGGCGATCGCCGACATCGGCGCCTTCACGCGCTGA